The following are from one region of the Calorimonas adulescens genome:
- the rplA gene encoding 50S ribosomal protein L1 yields the protein MAKRGKTYLQSLSEYDKTRLYDAKEALEIVLKTAKAKFDETIELSIRLGVDPRHADQQVRGTVVLPHGTGKSKKVLVLAKGDKAREAQEAGAEFVGAEEMLEKIEKENWFDYDVIIATPDMMGAVGRLGRVLGPKGLMPNPKSGTVTFDVAKAVSEVKAGKIEYRVDKTGIVHVPIGKKSFGVDKLFENYQTIMEAIIKAKPAAAKGQYIKSVVLSSTMGPGVKVVPQRAA from the coding sequence ATGGCAAAGAGAGGTAAAACCTATCTTCAAAGTTTGTCAGAATATGATAAGACAAGATTATATGATGCAAAGGAAGCTCTGGAAATAGTTTTAAAGACAGCAAAGGCGAAGTTTGATGAGACCATAGAGTTATCTATAAGATTGGGTGTTGACCCAAGACATGCAGACCAGCAGGTTAGAGGTACAGTTGTCCTGCCTCATGGCACAGGTAAATCCAAAAAAGTGCTTGTACTTGCGAAAGGTGATAAGGCAAGGGAGGCGCAGGAAGCTGGAGCTGAGTTTGTTGGTGCTGAAGAGATGCTTGAGAAAATTGAGAAAGAAAACTGGTTTGACTATGATGTTATAATTGCCACGCCTGATATGATGGGAGCGGTTGGTAGACTAGGTAGAGTACTTGGGCCAAAAGGGCTTATGCCAAATCCAAAGTCTGGGACTGTTACATTTGATGTTGCTAAAGCTGTAAGCGAGGTAAAGGCAGGTAAGATAGAGTATAGGGTAGACAAGACAGGCATAGTGCATGTGCCAATTGGCAAAAAATCCTTTGGGGTAGATAAATTGTTTGAAAACTACCAGACTATTATGGAGGCTATTATAAAGGCAAAACCTGCTGCTGCAAAGGGCCAATATATAAAGAGCGTTGTCCTTTCATCTACCATGGGACCTGGCGTAAAGGTGGTACCGCAGAGGGCAGCATAA
- the rplJ gene encoding 50S ribosomal protein L10, whose translation MSKTREEKSQIVEQLKENFQKAQSVILTDYKGLTVEDETALRKKFREAGAKYEVIKNTLAERAAKEIGIEGIENFLTGTTAAAYGFDDPVTPAKILAEYAKEHEQIKVKGGIVNGKVVGIDEINVLAELPPKEQLIAKMLGSMQAPIFGLAGALSGILRKLLYALNAISEAKKA comes from the coding sequence TTGAGTAAGACCCGTGAGGAAAAATCGCAGATAGTAGAACAGTTAAAGGAAAACTTTCAGAAGGCTCAATCTGTGATTTTGACAGATTACAAGGGGTTGACAGTAGAAGATGAGACTGCATTGAGAAAAAAGTTTAGAGAAGCGGGAGCTAAGTATGAGGTCATAAAGAACACCCTTGCTGAAAGAGCAGCAAAAGAAATAGGGATAGAAGGAATTGAAAATTTTTTGACTGGTACAACTGCTGCGGCATATGGGTTTGACGATCCGGTAACCCCTGCGAAAATTTTGGCAGAATATGCTAAGGAGCACGAACAAATCAAGGTTAAAGGCGGTATTGTCAACGGTAAAGTTGTAGGGATTGATGAAATAAATGTCCTTGCCGAGCTACCGCCAAAGGAGCAACTCATTGCAAAGATGCTGGGAAGCATGCAGGCACCTATATTTGGTCTTGCTGGTGCACTCTCAGGTATCCTCAGAAAGTTGCTTTATGCTTTGAATGCAATTTCTGAGGCTAAGAAAGCTTAA